Proteins co-encoded in one bacterium genomic window:
- a CDS encoding VOC family protein, whose amino-acid sequence MARILRIDHIAVAVKDVDAGVASYQKILGAELIEKAELSIMGNRMSAAYLKVGDGLIVLDGAVDPEGFIAKFIEKRGEGFHHIGIVVDDLDAYVRELEAAGVRIAHREALGPLRREILLSPKDLCGVVVQVIEWKEGDAPTPAARIARLQRFLRSRTEP is encoded by the coding sequence ATGGCGAGGATTCTCCGGATCGATCACATCGCGGTGGCGGTGAAAGACGTGGACGCCGGCGTCGCGAGCTACCAGAAGATCCTTGGGGCGGAGCTGATCGAGAAGGCGGAGCTGTCGATCATGGGCAACCGGATGAGCGCGGCGTATCTCAAGGTCGGGGACGGCCTCATTGTGCTCGACGGGGCGGTGGACCCGGAAGGCTTCATCGCCAAGTTCATCGAGAAGCGCGGGGAGGGGTTCCATCACATCGGCATCGTCGTGGACGATCTCGACGCGTACGTCCGCGAGCTCGAAGCCGCGGGGGTGCGGATCGCCCACCGCGAGGCGCTCGGCCCGCTGCGGCGGGAGATCCTCCTGAGCCCTAAGGACCTGTGCGGCGTCGTGGTGCAGGTGATCGAGTGGAAGGAAGGCGACGCGCCCACCCCAGCAGCGCGCATCGCGCGCTTACAGCGGTTTCTTCGTTCCCGGACGGAGCCGTAG
- a CDS encoding isocitrate lyase/phosphoenolpyruvate mutase family protein, translated as MPTIAEKRRVFRRLHESGCFVIPNPWDVGTARYLQHLGFKALATTSSGAAFSMGLPDADWALTRDPMLAHIRMVVEASDVPVNADFESGYADDPEPLADNVRRCVDAGVAGLSIEDSTGDASTPLYSFDLAVARMRAARDAIDRAGGDVLLVGRTEGFIAGVPDLAEAIRRLKAYAAAGADCLYAPGIRTREQIAAVVGAVAPKPVNLLIGGAMGLTVRDAADLGVRRISVGGALSRAAWGGFIRAAQGLAAGAFDGFADAASGTDLNRLFAEDVRRRSP; from the coding sequence GTGCCCACCATCGCTGAGAAGCGCCGCGTCTTCCGCAGGCTCCATGAGTCCGGTTGCTTCGTGATCCCCAATCCTTGGGACGTTGGCACCGCGCGCTACCTGCAGCATCTCGGGTTCAAGGCCCTGGCGACCACGAGCTCCGGGGCTGCGTTCTCGATGGGGCTGCCGGACGCGGATTGGGCACTGACCCGCGACCCGATGCTCGCGCATATCCGGATGGTCGTCGAGGCGTCCGACGTGCCGGTAAACGCCGATTTCGAGTCGGGGTACGCGGACGACCCCGAGCCCCTCGCCGACAACGTCCGGCGGTGCGTCGACGCCGGCGTGGCGGGGCTGTCGATCGAGGATTCCACCGGCGACGCCTCAACGCCGCTGTACTCGTTTGACCTGGCGGTGGCGCGTATGCGCGCCGCGCGAGATGCGATCGATCGGGCCGGTGGGGACGTGCTGCTTGTCGGCCGGACCGAGGGCTTCATCGCCGGCGTCCCCGATCTCGCCGAGGCGATCCGTCGGCTCAAGGCTTACGCCGCGGCCGGCGCCGACTGTCTCTACGCGCCGGGGATCCGAACGCGCGAACAGATCGCCGCGGTCGTCGGTGCCGTCGCTCCCAAGCCAGTCAATCTGTTGATCGGCGGCGCTATGGGGCTCACGGTCCGGGACGCAGCCGACCTCGGCGTCCGCCGGATCAGCGTCGGCGGCGCGCTGTCGCGCGCCGCCTGGGGAGGATTCATCCGCGCCGCCCAGGGCCTTGCCGCCGGCGCCTTCGATGGATTCGCGGATGCGGCGTCCGGGACAGACCTCAACCGTCTGTTCGCCGAAGATGTGAGACGGCGGTCACCCTAG